The stretch of DNA TGCGCATGGCGTTGAAAAAGGCCGGGCTCGAGCCGTGTGACATCGATTACGTCAATGCGCACGGCACTTCGACCATGGCCGACACGATCGAGCTGGCCGCAGTCAAGCGCGTGCTCGGCGACGACCTGTGCGGGGCCAGCATGAGCAGCACCAAGTCTGCAATCGGCCACCTGCTCGGCGGTGCCGGAGCGGTCGAAGCGATCTTCTGCATCCTCGCCATCCGCGATCAGATCGTGCCGCCGACGCTCAATCTCGACAATCCGGACGATGGCACCGAAGGCGTCGACCTGGTGCCCAAGCAGGCCAAGAAGCGCGAAGTGAAGGCCGCGCTCAACAACAGCTTCGGCTTCGGCGGAACCAACGCCTCGCTGATCGTCAAGGCGGTCGACTGACTTGAAGAAACTGGGTTGCCTCGTCGCCCTGGTGCTGGCGGCGCTGGCCGCGATCGCCTTGCTCGCGTCGAATCTCGGCTCGACGACGCTCGAGAAGGACACGGCCTTCATCGTGCCATCGGGCTCGTCGCTGACTTCGGTCGCACAGAAACTGGAAGAGGAGGGGGTCATCTCCTCCGCCGACGGCTTCCTTCTTCGGGCGAAGCTTTTCGGCGGCAATGCGCCGATCCAGGCTGGCGAGTTCGAACTGACCCCTGCCATGGACCAGGGAGAAATTCTCGCGGCTTTCCAGTCGGGCGACGTGATCCGGCGCTTCGTGACCATTCCCGAGGGCCTGCCCTCGATCATGGTCCACGAGAAGCTGATGGCGCAGGACGTGCTGACGGGCGAAGTCCCGGTCCCGGCAGAAGGCTCCGTGCTGCCCGATACCTATGATTTCGAACGCGGCGAGGCACGCAGCGCCGTGGTCAAGCGGATGCAGGACGCGATGAGCAAGTTCCTCGCGGACGCGTGGAAAAAG from Qipengyuania oceanensis encodes:
- the mltG gene encoding endolytic transglycosylase MltG, with amino-acid sequence MKKLGCLVALVLAALAAIALLASNLGSTTLEKDTAFIVPSGSSLTSVAQKLEEEGVISSADGFLLRAKLFGGNAPIQAGEFELTPAMDQGEILAAFQSGDVIRRFVTIPEGLPSIMVHEKLMAQDVLTGEVPVPAEGSVLPDTYDFERGEARSAVVKRMQDAMSKFLADAWKKRGKNTVVKTPEEAIILASIVEKETAQADERRMVAGVLSNRVRIGMALGADATTIYPITKGKPLGRRIRVSELRDRNPYNTRAIAGLPIGPITNPGRESIEAVLNPADTDALYYVADGTGGHVFSKTLEEHNANAAKWRQLRRERGEM